The Monomorium pharaonis isolate MP-MQ-018 chromosome 5, ASM1337386v2, whole genome shotgun sequence genome includes a window with the following:
- the LOC105828128 gene encoding uncharacterized protein LOC105828128 isoform X1: MSDGSNMGLFGSKDRNQEQKEKSSKDSSPARYAPYGVDSDTETYDTEALSMMDINDIIGVQSGEQVGESTLESEIAALSQIITDSKVELTLQSKDLNPVIQQQTSSKIANLTSSTLHISSIDNTSESSIVSEKCTDSICELQEEMSDLTCENETRTEPSVIAEMSASENADVDFKRDEAFDVKTSEIVINTSTMVCTSELSSNDKSCIDNNSLTVTSNDTLQGTVRDEQQVDIVFPMGHEMSDAKKTADETVDNIIDSQNETKSGLKPVVIACGNISKSLQLIGEAYNSEDSEETDMNDNDSPKETPSLSTHRETSSSDVSAKQHKEDSCEITDILEQSTEISSKLNDTSVAISEELNAKVETVIDSKLDLDKIESENSNQSEMLQQVLEVQEDVDDTASTKVSECVDIETLTRTQQNENNTEIEMNTTERTALEHQSSNETLKETADTIVDTSAILTMEITKNIEQREENTEIESSTLALGSETEEQDLAISSEKELPNTKEANEHSCPAVDANVLECEDRDIVSVNKIQESTLTKTSDKELSMTDATNKNNNSQEVDVTFIQKDLEKTVVTSDNQDSADVVETKKETSVLMDTNVLQTASDTTNKDLILNEDISRNRPDAEEKNITDVPAGSHLLSEENSDLSSKNLIIQSDSTSDGNNSEDTNVCTQDVLETLTSVKHEKSIDQFPSVLLEKSEINNTTSSKFEELHSILISHEDSSSLENVSKSEVEEIENVERKILEAASLSVNKDQNKTALIENKPVQMSNQSESSVLKQDNSSIKVESKLSLENVTSSNILLENDTNSSLTENLIAPENDVTDYICNIVRKEDKVAENITAEISLNETAIKISDLDEDKVKEIEKITEKEKKVNEINLVSESVIPEDVQANSENINLQDDEKTKPCERIAKIPMESKNSIDVAPTVEENNMQPIIKESTDANLKEVQSNIDEISLSQKSSDEKMSTEKLIEKLPQDLANVDAPATVQTVDSLEGLLDITLMSDNENSSLKDMKTEDKTLMEEIVSKNIDMDLLLDQANQSEATMTQSSDYITNVIVSCLSNRDNETSETDINIPSNDKTTENKDTSLKVNEDMSAELVSETASNDKMEESLETDSNLQQNDLDVDFESSRLEAVDLEESETKLELPQDILEGVIPSESLSRHTDTPTVIENSQSSSEISELESAVKFLQESEEQTIDSLVLSPKMVESVVEDITKQANAELYVPDEIDNFTNAESELAHLRNADATDSISISEAEIISEAAKLENERKFATQMQNVPNIVVKDTEELNEETRMCLSDTTSVADNSLNAQTVEQSHKEKGAVPEIRSLSSEGILKACELIPRVSILEERLKEPPKIEIPVPDSSKVLESSISPNDSLLIPKDARAIAYSRMLESPKSADKVELKGADTPRKDFEKHSDLENVGSPRIILKIAKSAITDCSEPRSPKSPKIRSATNSPNPDDSPGQKLGKIKLKLSKGGHPSIISNENLDEVNQWHTTENTSSLSPIGMKIKLSKSGDASIVGIEKHESPDDSKEVKYKIEEPKRTDSPIGMKIKLSKSGDASIISDSKQQDTKEALTKHKEKLEMPQGSPKRTESPIGMKIKLSKTGDASIIQTDRQESLEEHKEVTQKRTDSPIGMKIKLSKTGDASIVSPDASEDLSTKTKEKQDHPELPKRTESPIGMKIKLSKCKGAASIISVDNTEDTKDKLEVPEPPKRTESPLGMKIKLSKTGDASIIHSEVTEDVKEMKHKDRSEILQDTVKTPESSGLKIKMKTGEAASLISPDVTEEQDVLQTFGLSTSSVPRIKVSKSGDMSVVSNKTELTEESRSRGEGQAEMPKRTESPLGMKIKLSKSGDASIVQSEIIAEEHQSKTTRADAEYSKGSDSSLGMKIKLFKTGDASVVETPSSGSSSEKKDKQQRRRDAADSPLEMKIKLSKTGHPTIVTCDSHGESTAQKGKDPAAVDPAINFSHRYMEHAAGHKESPLKIIKTSGHPSILQSNRSELTIEPVQMQNRKQQPTETAQQQIEISPKRKDVTISPIESKKSKLETQLSQILPEVTIQPVMCRDQKQQQQQQQQQQKLLFDPKTSLISRQQMNVINQEISITQVRSDNASDKFKDICKNSPGGLSDCEIIEHRPELIIVNENSNSSQDVVIIEEVSPNRADIKVPKKRGRPRRNPATVQQQQQPSAQMLIPRDPLALDDVQQVPPQQFEHRENERPKRTCRNQKSYAPPKRGRGGRGRGKRKLDNVEPQIGKKTRIEQDLSAIEASTMAVITIDETPVQQESLRKSSELYKALKQPPIDRKSSALGRKEAAKKDSKISNSEIAVLDPTSSLCTQEDPTKASNQSLLVSKADEQHKKPALEIVSERTQKSAVKQHAENKGKISDGIKEIPVPPGHSNWLTPTSKKQPDSTAIRGETVSTVQVIDEETRMSAESGSRSQTPARNIPAPTSETIINEESQGSVLSTATTESEKVKVKNRRMEINFDPDEGPFTVDKIAEYEWPLDRKGETFMIQEQISQYLGVKSFKRKYPDLKRRVVDMEERNYLRENGLVSEAMCDMGLTAVCSSEVLDVMCSDFPDQYEEYRKHMREKQVKEHSKKQKELTAAANAERNRIDLAEMAMQSAFTWNANLNKARKEQRKYCLDLQTFTIQQPQQKQQKIDSEHKVGHYPVALIPGQYTDYYREYTPAELRYYPLNTVLYGPTRPNERKSDSQSEGSQSDSDSESSSDDSSSSSSEGTQDTEGSQSTMDEVDMEISNAKDDTKLKCKMCLKVLNKHNKNEILIQCGTCNGNVHPSCIDLTLDMVPHIQSYAWQCTDCKTCAQCHDPADEDKMLFCDMCDRGYHIYCVGLRRVPQGRWHCQECAVCANCGSREPGGANSDRNSVAQWQHEYKKGEKNTRVYVSTLCVPCSKLWRKGRYCPHCSRCHTAQRLDLETNLVHCSACDKYLHLECVETKGVVVDKKNYLCDFCTPSTSQHVVKPLMSKVLKT, translated from the exons ATGTCCGACGGTTCTAACATGGGCCTATTTGGCTCTAAGGACCGGAATCaggaacaaaaagaaaaatcttcCAAGGACAGCTCCCCAGCCCGTTATGCGCCATACGGCGTTGACAGCGACACCGAGACATACGATACCGAGGCCCTGAGCATGATGGATATCAACGATATCATCGGCGTACAGTCCGGTGAGCAGGTCGGCGAGTCGACCCTGGAGAGCGAGATTGCCGCTCTTTCACAGATTATTACGGATTCAAAGGTAGAACTGACTTTGCAGTCAAAGGACTTAAACCCAGTAATACAACAACAGACTTCTTCTAAGATAGCTAATCTCACTTCTAGTACTCTTCATATCTCAAGCATTGATAATACCAGCGAATCTAGTATTGTGTCTGAAAAGTGTACAGATAGCATTTGTGAGTTGCAGGAAGAAATGTCTGATCTTACCTGTGAAAATGAGACACGCACGGAACCGTCAGTTATCGCGGAAATGAGTGCCTCGGAAAACGCAGATGTGGACTTTAAACGCGATGAAGCTTTCGACGTAAAGACTAGCGAAATAGTTATTAATACATCCACTATGGTTTGTACATCAGAATTGTCTTCCAATGACAAATCGTGCATTGATAATAATTCGTTGACTGTCACGTCAAACGATACTTTACAGGGAACTGTCCGAGACGAGCAACAAGTGGACATTGTTTTTCCCATGGGTCACGAGATGAGCGACGCTAAGAAAACGGCGGATGAAACTGTTGACAATATCATTGACAGCCAAAACGAAACCAAGAGTGGTTTAAAGCCTGTAGTAATAGCTTGTGGAAACATTAGCAAGAGTTTACAATTGATAGGAGAAGCATACAACTCTGAGGATTCGGAGGAAACTGACATGAATGACAATGACTCGCCTAAAGAAACCCCATCACTTTCTACTCATAGGGAAACTTCGTCATCGGATGTTTCTGCAAAACAGCACAAGGAAGATAGTTGTGAAATAACCGATATATTGGAGCAAAGTACTGAGATTTCTTCAAAGTTAAATGACACGAGTGTGGCTATCTCGGAAGAATTAAACGCGAAAGTAGAAACTGTTATAGATAGCAAATTAGATCTAGATAAAATAGAGTCAGAAAATTCTAATCAAAGTGAAATGTTGCAACAAGTTTTAGAAGTACAAGAAGATGTAGACGATACTGCGTCAACTAAAGTATCAGAGTGTGTTGATATTGAAACATTAACTCGCACAcaacaaaatgaaaataatactgAAATCGAAATGAATACAACTGAAAGAACAGCATTAGAACATCAATCTTCTAATGAAACTTTGAAAGAAACTGCAGATACAATTGTTGATACATCTGCCATATTAACAATGGAAATAACAAAGAATATAGAACAAAGGGAAGAAAATACTGAAATAGAATCAAGTACATTAGCACTAGGTTCTGAAACAGAAGAGCAAGATTTAGCAATTTCTAGTGAAAAAGAACTGCCAAATACGAAAGAAGCAAATGAGCATAGTTGTCCTGCTGTTGATGCAAACGTTCTTGAATGCGAAGATAGGGATATTGTTtcagtaaataaaattcaggAGTCTACTTTAACCAAAACATCTGATAAGGAATTAAGTATGACAGACGcgacgaataaaaataataattctcagGAGGTAGATGTCACTTTTATACAGAAGGATCTTGAAAAAACTGTTGTAACTTCTGATAATCAAGATAGTGCAGATGTAGTGGAgactaaaaaagaaacatctgTACTAATGGATACAAATGTACTTCAAACTGCATCAGATACAACTaacaaagatttaattttaaatgaagatATATCAAGGAATCGTCCAGATGCTGAAGAAAAGAATATAACTGATGTACCTGCAGGTAGTCACTTACTAAGTGAGGAAAATTCAGATTTGAGctctaaaaatttgataatacaGAGTGATTCGACATCTGATGGTAATAATTCTGAAGATACAAATGTTTGCACACAAGATGTTCTTGAAACACTAACCTCGGTTAAACATGAAAAATCCATTGATCAATTTCCATCTGTGTTATTAGAAAAatctgaaattaataatactacaTCTAGTAAATTTGAAGAATTACATTCTATTCTGATTTCGCACGAAGATTCAAGTAGTTTAGAAAATGTAAGCAAATCCGAAGttgaagaaatagaaaatgtagAAAGAAAGATATTGGAAGCTGCATCATTATCTGTTAACAAAGATCAAAATAAAACTGCATTGATAGAAAATAAACCAGTGCAAATGTCTAATCAATCTGAATCAAGTGTTCTAAAACAAGACAATTCGTCTATAAAAGTAGAAAGTAAATTATCTTTGGAAAATGTTACGTCTtccaatatattattagagaATGATACAAATTCTTCATTAACTGAAAATTTGATTGCTCCAGAAAATGATGTAACAGATTACATTTGTAACATAGTACGGAAGGAAGATAAAGTCGCGGAAAATATTACAGCTGAGATATCATTGAATGAGacagcaataaaaatatcagattTAGACGAGGATAAAgttaaagaaattgaaaagattactgaaaaggaaaagaaagtgaatgaaataaatttagtttcgGAATCAGTAATtccagaggatgtccaagCAAATTCAGAGAATATCAATTTACAAGACGATGAAAAAACGAAACCGTGTGAAAGAATTGCGAAAATACCTATGGAATCGAAAAACTCAATCGATGTAGCGCCGACAGTTGAAGAGAATAATATGCAACCAATTATAAAAGAATCCACTGATGCTAATTTAAAAGAGGTACAATCAAATATCGACGAAATCTCTTTATCACAAAAGAGCTCAGACGAAAAAATGAGTACTGAAAAGTTAATAGAGAAACTGCCTCAAGATTTGGCAAATGTGGATGCTCCAGCTACCGTTCAAACCGTAGATTCTCTAGAAGGACTTTTGGACATAACACTTATGTCAGACAATGAAAATTCTTCGTTAAAGGATATGAAAACTGAGGATAAAACCTTAATGGAGGAGATAGTAAGTAAAAACATTGATATGGATCTTTTATTAGATCAAGCAAATCAAAGCGAAGCAACCATGACGCAGAGTTCGGACTACATAACAAATGTTATTGTTAGTTGTTTGTCAAACAGAGATAATGAAACGAGCGAGACTGATATCAACATACCGAGTAACGATAAAACTACCGAAAACAAGGATACTAGTTTAAAAGTGAACGAAGACATGAGTGCGGAGCTGGTTAGTGAGACGGCGAGTAACGATAAGATGGAAGAGTCTCTTGAAACGGATAGTAATTTGCAGCAGAACGATCTGGACGTGGATTTTGAGAGCAGTCGATTGGAGGCCGTTGATTTAGAAGAAAGCGAAACGAAACTGGAGCTGCCGCAGGATATTCTGGAGGGTGTAATACCGAGCGAGAGTCTTTCCCGGCATACCGATACTCCAACCGTCATCGAGAATTCGCAGTCGAGTTCGGAGATCTCGGAATTGGAATCCGCGGTGAAGTTTTTGCAGGAATCAGAGGAGCAAACGATAGACTCACTAGTACTCTCGCCGAAAATGGTGGAGAGCGTCGTCGAGGACATAACAAAGCAGGCGAACGCGGAGCTCTACGTGCCCGATGAAATAGACAATTTTACGAACGCCGAGTCCGAATTAGCGCATCTAAGGAACGCTGATGCTACGGATTCGATCTCCATTTCGGAAGCAGAGATCATATCGGAGGCGGCTAAGCTAGAGAATGAGCGAAAATTTGCGACGCAGATGCAGAACGTTCCTAATATTGTCGTGAAGGACACCGAAGAACTAAATGAAGAAACTCGCATGTGTTTATCTGATACCACTTCTGTCGCGGATAACTCCTTGAATGCGCAAACGGTGGAACAATCGCACAAGGAAAAAGGAGCTGTACCCGAAATTAGATCGTTGTCAAGTGAAGGTATTCTGAAAGCATGCGAACTGATTCCGAGGGTGTCAATATTGGAGGAGCGATTGAAGGAACCGCCAAAGATCGAGATACCCGTTCCGGATTCATCTAAGGTATTGGAATCTTCTATCAGTCCGAACGATAGTCTTCTTATACCGAAGGACGCGAGAGCTATCGCGTACTCGAGAATGTTGGAATCACCAAAATCGGCCGATAAAGTTGAGTTGAAAGGTGCAGACACGCCGCGCAAGGATTTTGAGAAACATTCGGACTTGGAGAACGTCGGTTCGCCGAGAATAATCCTAAAGATCGCCAAATCAGCGATCACAGATTGCAGCGAACCACGATCACCAAAGAGTCCAAAGATCCGATCGGCTACGAATTCACCGAATCCAGATGACAGTCCAGGTCAAAAGTTAGGaaagattaaattgaaattatcgaAGGGAGGCCATCCATCCATAATATCCAACGAAAATCTGGATGAGGTCAACCAGTGGCACACCACTGAGAACACATCGTCATTATCTCCCATCGGTATGAAAATCAAGCTCTCTAAATCCGGCGACGCTTCAATTGTGGGTATAGAAAAACACGAAAGTCCAGACGATTCGAAGGAGGTGAAGTACAAAATCGAAGAGCCGAAGAGAACGGATTCGCCGATCGGTATGAAGATAAAACTATCCAAATCTGGAGATGCCTCGATTATCTCCGATTCCAAGCAACAAGATACCAAAGAAGCTCTCACAAAACACAAGGAGAAATTGGAGATGCCGCAAGGAAGCCCAAAAAGAACAGAATCGCCAATTGGAATGAAGATCAAACTCTCAAAAACTGGTGACGCTTCTATTATTCAGACTGACAGGCAAGAATCTTTAGAAGAGCACAAAGAAGTCACGCAGAAAAGAACGGATTCTCCGATTGGTATGAAAATTAAACTGTCGAAAACCGGTGACGCTTCCATCGTATCTCCGGATGCTTCCGAGGATTTGTCTACGAAGACGAAGGAAAAGCAAGATCATCCGGAGCTACCGAAAAGGACTGAGTCTCCGATTGGAATGAAGATAAAGCTATCTAAATGCAAAGGCGCTGCATCTATTATTTCGGTAGACAACACTGAAGATACAAAGGACAAATTGGAGGTACCTGAACCACCTAAACGCACCGAGTCGCCACTTGGtatgaaaataaagttatcTAAAACCGGAGACGCGTCTATTATACATTCCGAAGTCACAGAAGATGTTAAGGAAATGAAACATAAAGACAGGTCTGAGATATTGCAAGACACAGTGAAAACACCAGAGTCTTCCGGGCTCAAGATCAAGATGAAGACAGGCGAAGCGGCATCGTTAATATCGCCGGACGTTACCGAAGAGCAAGATGTATTACAAACTTTTGGATTATCTACAAGCAGCGTTCCAAGGATTAAAGTATCTAAATCTGGAGATATGTCAGTGGTTTCTAATAAAACAGAGTTAACAGAAGAGTCGAGATCACGGGGAGAGGGTCAGGCAGAAATGCCGAAGAGAACGGAATCTCCACTCGGCATGAAAATCAAGTTGTCCAAGAGCGGCGACGCTTCCATTGTGCAAAGCGAAATTATCGCTGAGGAGCATCAAAGTAAGACCACGCGTGCCGATGCAGAATATTCGAAAGGCAGCGACTCGTCACTCGGGATGAAGATTAAGCTATTTAAAACCGGCGACGCTTCGGTGGTAGAAACACCATCTTCCGGTTCTTCTTCCGAGAAGAAAGACAAACAGCAGCGACGCAGAGATGCCGCCGATTCACCATTAGAGATGAAAATCAAACTGTCCAAAACCGGTCACCCTACGATCGTAACCTGTGACAGTCACGGCGAGTCCACCGCGCAGAAAGGTAAAGATCCAGCGGCTGTGGATccagcaataaatttttctcacaGATATATGGAACACGCTGCAGGGCATAAAGAATCTCCATTGAAAATCATCAAGACCAGCGGTCATCCGTCCATTCTACAGAGCAATCGTTCTGAACTGACGATCGAGCCGGTGCAGATGCAGAACAGAAAACAGCAACCGACGGAGACCGCCCAGCAACAGATCGAAATATCGCCCAAACGTAAAGATGTAACAATCTCGCCAATTGAAAGCAAGAAATCTAAGTTAGAGACGCAGCTCTCGCAGATTCTGCCGGAGGTCACAATCCAACCAGTAATGTGTCGGGATCAGaaacagcagcaacaacagcagcagcaacagcagaaACTATTATTCGATCCGAAAACGAGTTTGATCAGTCGACAGCAGATGAACGTGATCAACCAGGAGATCAGTATCACGCAAGTACGGTCAGATAATGCGTCCGACAAGTTCAAGGATATATGCAAAAATTCGCCGGGTGGATTATCGGATTGCGAAATCATCGAACATCGCCCGGAACTGATAATCGTTAACGAAAATTCGAACTCCAGCCAGGATGTTGTCATCATAGAGGAGGTGTCGCCCAATAGAGCCGATATTAAGGTGCCGAAGAAGAGAGGCAGACCGCGAAGAAATCCTGCGACAGTgcaacagcaacaacagccATCCGCGCAAATGCTGATACCCAGAGATCCCTTGGCATTAGATGATGTACAGCAAGTTCCTCCGCAACAATTCGAACACAGAGAAAACGAGAGGCCTAAGAGAACTTGCAGGAATCAGAAAAGTTATGCTCCACCAAAGAGAGGCAGAGGAGGACGAG GTCGTGGTAAACGGAAACTAGATAACGTAGAGCCtcaaattggaaaaaaaactcGTATAGAGCAAGACTTATCAGCTATAGAGGCATCGACGATGGCTGTCATCACTATTGACGAAACACCAGTACAACAAGAATCACTTCGGAAATCATCAGAACTTTACAAGGCGCTAAAGCAACCACCCATAGATCGTAAAAGCTCCGCGTTAGGTCGTAAAGAAGCGGCAAAAAAGGATTCCAAAATCTCGAACTCGGAGATTGCGGTACTAGATCCTACAAGTTCGTTATGCACTCAAGAAGATCCGACAAAAGCGTCTAATCAGAGCTTATTGGTTTCGAAAGCTGACGAGCAGCATAAAAAACCAGCCTTAGAAATCGTTTCTGAGAGGACGCAGAAGTCGGCAGTAAAGCAACATGCCGAAAATAAAGGTAAAATATCGGACGGGATTAAAGAGATACCTGTACCTCCCGGACATTCGAATTGGCTGACACCAACGTCGAAAAAGCAACCAGATTCGACAGCCATCAGAGGTGAAACAGTGTCGACAGTGCAAGTGATTGATGAAGAAACAAGAATGAGCGCCGAATCTGGTTCAAGGTCTCAAACACCGGCTAGAAATATACCAGCACCGA cttcggagacaataataaatgaaGAGTCGCAGGGTAGTGTCTTGAGCACCGCCACGACAGAATCGgaaaaagttaaagtaaaGAACCGAAgaatggaaattaattttgatcccGATGAAGGACCTTTCACTGTTGATAAAATAGCAGAATACGAATGGCCACTGGATCGAAAGGGTGAAACCTTTATGATACAGGAACAGATATCACAGTATCTTGGCGTAAAGTCTTTTAAACGTAAATATCCTGATCTCAAACGCAGAGTAGTTGATATGGAAGAGAGAAATTATTTGAGGGAGAATGGATTAGTCAGTGAAGCGATGTGCGATATGG GATTAACTGCAGTATGTAGCTCGGAAGTACTAGACGTAATGTGCAGTGATTTCCCTGATCAGTACGAAGAATATCGTAAGCATATGCGCGAGAAACAAGTTAAGGAACATTCCAAGAAGCAGAAGGAATTGACGGCAGCCGCAAATGCGGAGAGAAACAGGATAGACCTTGCGGAAATGGCAATGCAGTCCGCATTTACATGGAACGCCAACTTAAACAAAGCTCGCAAGGAACAGCGCAAATACTGTTTAGATCTGCAGACTTTCACGATTCAGCAACCACAGCAGAAGCAACAGAAAATCGACTCGGAGCATAAAGTAGGACATTATCCTGTTGCTCTGATACCAGGACAATATACTGATTATTATCGAGAATATACACCAGCAGAACTGAGATATTATCCGCTGAATACAGTCTTATATGGACCCACGCGACCTAATGAGCGTAAAAGTGATAGTCAGTCGGAAGGTTCTCAAAGCGACAGCGATAGTGAATCGTCTTCTGATGACTCAAG TTCGTCCTCCAGTGAAGGTACACAAGATACGGAAGGATCTCAATCAACCATGGATGAAGTAGATATGGAAATCTCAAACGCAAAGGATGATACAAAGTTGAAATGCAAAATGTGCCTGAAAGTTCTAAATAAACATAACAAAAACGAGATATTAATCCAATGTGGTACATGCAATGGAAACG ttcATCCATCTTGTATAGATTTAACATTGGATATGGTACCACACATTCAATCATATGCATGGCAATGCACTGATTGTAAAACGTGTGCGCAATGTCATGATCCCGCAGACGAAGACAAGATGCTTTTCTGTGATATGTGTGATCGTGG GTATCATATCTATTGTGTTGGTTTACGACGTGTGCCGCAGGGAAGATGGCATTGTCAGGAATGTGCCGTCTGCGCAAATTGTGGTTCGAGGGAGCCTGGTGGTGCTAATTCAGACCGAAACAGCGTTGCACAATGGCAACACGAATATAAAAAAGGCGAGAAAAATACTCGAGTATATGTCTCAACGCTCTGTGTACCGTGCTCGAA GCTGTGGCGAAAGGGTCGCTATTGCCCGCACTGCAGTCGCTGTCATACCGCCCAAAGGCTCGACCTGGAAACGAATCTAGTGCATTGCAGCGCATGTGACAAGTATCTGCACTTAG aaTGCGTGGAGACCAAGGGAGTAGTGGttgataagaaaaattatttatgtgatTTTTGTACACCGTCGACCAGCCAGCATGTGGTAAAGCCTCTGATGTCGAAGGTGCTCAAAACGTGA